A genomic region of Candidatus Krumholzibacteriota bacterium contains the following coding sequences:
- a CDS encoding tetratricopeptide repeat protein, with protein sequence MKKTAAFVLLLLLAASPAAGGETVPLADQLEGLAPEPRIAYLRYLIEQHGPDAETLFQLGVAWHEKDEPDSALAWYERASRYGETAAKSFVNMGVIHDDAGRLSLALQMYEKALAVDPDDVLARSHAAFIRFQFRDFADAWEDLSHALAVAPDHPQPHFYLAIFFWESRIYREALREWERVIELEPDGYLALKARENVVMLQKALNAPTDATWEPVR encoded by the coding sequence ATGAAGAAGACCGCCGCATTCGTCCTCCTGCTTCTCCTCGCCGCCTCTCCGGCGGCGGGCGGGGAGACGGTGCCCCTCGCCGATCAGCTCGAGGGGCTCGCCCCGGAACCCAGGATCGCCTATCTCCGGTACCTGATCGAGCAGCACGGCCCGGACGCCGAGACGCTCTTCCAGCTCGGCGTGGCCTGGCACGAGAAAGACGAGCCCGATTCGGCCCTCGCCTGGTACGAGCGAGCGTCCCGGTACGGGGAGACCGCGGCGAAGTCCTTCGTCAACATGGGCGTCATCCACGACGACGCCGGGAGACTCAGCCTCGCCCTGCAGATGTACGAGAAGGCCCTGGCGGTCGATCCGGACGATGTCCTCGCACGATCGCACGCCGCCTTCATCCGTTTCCAGTTCAGGGATTTCGCCGACGCGTGGGAGGATCTCTCCCATGCCCTCGCCGTCGCCCCCGATCATCCGCAGCCGCACTTCTACCTGGCGATCTTCTTCTGGGAGAGCCGGATCTACCGCGAGGCGCTCCGCGAATGGGAACGGGTGATCGAGCTCGAACCCGACGGGTATCTCGCGCTGAAGGCCCGCGAGAATGTCGTCATGCTCCAGAAGGCGCTCAACGCGCCGACGGACGCCACGTGGGAGCCCGTGCGCTGA